In the Haloarcula salinisoli genome, CCAGTACCGGGCCGAGGAGTTCATCGACCTCGCGCGACGGGTCGGCTCGGGCGACAAGAACATCGCCATCACCCCGAAGGACCTCTTCTACCGCCGTCGGAACTACGTCTTCGGTCTCGCATATCTCAGTGGCTCCGGCAGCGTGATATCCACCTATCGGCTCCAGACCTCCTCGGACGGCGGCTTCTCGAACCAGTCGGCCAGCGACATCTTCTCCGCCCGTGTCCGCAAGGAGGTCGTCCACGAGATCGGCCACACGCTCGGGCTCGAACACTGCGACAACAAGCGCTGTGTGATGAACTTCTCCCCGACGGTGCGACAGGTCGACGTCAAGGAGCCCTCGCTGTGTGGCTCTTGCCAGCGAACCGTCCTCTGATCGCCCGACTGCGATGCGCCTAACTTGTTAGGTGCCGAAGCTACGCCCTCGCAGTGTATAGCTACAGTCGCGATGAGCACGAGTCAGTCAAGCGACCGAATTGCAGAGCTCGGTGACATCTTCGTCGCAGTCACTGGCGACGAATCGGTCACCGAAACACAGTCGGGGGACTCTCCTGACCGGGAGCTCCGGCCCGACGAGGAGTTCGACCCCGACGAGGTCGCGGACGGACTCGACGATGCCGTCGCCGGTTCCGAGACCGGCGACACGAGTGACCCTGCCGCGTAGGCCTGCCACCCCCCACCGTGTGTTCTCCCCACACCCTTTCGAAATACGTCCAGAGTGGTTACGCGACGTGTTCGCGTTCGCGACGCGCCTCGGGCAGCGGATAGACGACGCCGAACAGCAGCCGATTCAGTGCTGTTCCGACGCCGAGCCCGAACACCAGCGGCGGTAACACCCCCTCCGGTGTGCCGGGCACAAGCCACCACAGCACCGCAGCCAACACGAGGATGCTACCCAACAGCCCGGCTGTGAGTTCCCAGACGCCCGCGGCGCTCCGGTCGACCGCCGCACAGAGGACGACACCGAATACGGCAGCGAAAACGCCGAGCGGCCATATCGTCGGCTCACCGAGCGAATACGCTATCAACAGTGCCGTCACGACGCTCGACGCTCCGACGAACAGGTCCCGGGCGACGACCGTTCGTTTGCTCCGTCCCATACGATTGCTCTACGTAGGTGGTACCTCAGTTCTCGTCGGGCGCGTAGTCGTCCCCGCGAACCTTTTTCATCGTTGGGTGCGCTCACTCCGTTCGCGCACCACGCCTCGAAAAACGTTCATGAAAAAGGCCGAATCCTCATGGTTCGAGAGAGCGAAGCT is a window encoding:
- a CDS encoding archaemetzincin family Zn-dependent metalloprotease encodes the protein MHVDIVPVGEVSSLVKREASEGLRETYDCEVSMHEPQSVPAGAYHSDRDQYRAEEFIDLARRVGSGDKNIAITPKDLFYRRRNYVFGLAYLSGSGSVISTYRLQTSSDGGFSNQSASDIFSARVRKEVVHEIGHTLGLEHCDNKRCVMNFSPTVRQVDVKEPSLCGSCQRTVL